One genomic segment of Linepithema humile isolate Giens D197 chromosome 5, Lhum_UNIL_v1.0, whole genome shotgun sequence includes these proteins:
- the LOC105671367 gene encoding uncharacterized protein gives MLKEHHVLTTQNSLYEKPDGFPLTTIEDFQELETDKDRLQKLASYLKFIGGIKLREALSHFQKETMTDELTSMFTYWGRKKHSLAFYNTQTAKVFFYAAKMCPNFEGPLTRTAFKLEMMEVFRAAKQRHYLKSKVKTSAAILETETSYSDIFPEAVFDENVPDEDTADTSEMEDDVSESN, from the exons atgttgaaagaaCATCATGTATTGACGACGCAAAACAGTTTATATGAAAAACCAGATGGCTTTCCATTAACAACAATCGAAGATTTTCAGGAATTGGAAACTGATAAAGATCGTTTGCAGAAATtg GCATCATATCTAAAGTTTATTGGGGGAATCAAATTAAGAGAAGCTCTCAGTCATTTTCAAAAGGAAACCATGACAGATGAATTGACCTCTATGTTTACTTATTGGGGTAGGAAGAAACATTCATTGGCCTTTTATAATACACAAACTGCAAAAGTGTTTTTTT aTGCAGCTAAAATGTGCCCAAATTTTGAAGGGCCCTTAACAAGGACCgcatttaaattagaaatgatGGAAGTTTTTCGTGCTGCAAAACAACGGCACTATCTGAAAAGTAAAGTTAAAACTTCAGCAGCTATTTTAGAAACGGAAACATCTTATTCAGATATATTTCCTGAAGCAGTATTTGATGAAAATGTTCCTGATGAAGACACTGCTGACACTTCAGAAATGGAAGATGATGTGTCCGAAAgtaattaa